The Triticum aestivum cultivar Chinese Spring chromosome 3A, IWGSC CS RefSeq v2.1, whole genome shotgun sequence genome includes a region encoding these proteins:
- the LOC543183 gene encoding histone H2B.5, giving the protein MAPKAEKKPAAEKKPVETEKKPKAEKRVPGKDGGADKKKKKAKKSVETYKIYIFKVLKQVHPDIGISSKAMSIMNSFINDIFEKLAGESAKLARYNKKPTITSREIQTAVRLVLPGELAKHAVSEGTKAVTKFTSS; this is encoded by the coding sequence ATGGCGCCCAAGGCCGAGAAGAAGCCCGCCGCGGAGAAGAAGCCGGTGGAGacggagaagaagcccaaggccgagAAGCGCGTGCCCGGCAAGGACGGCGGcgccgacaagaagaagaagaaggccaagaagagcgTCGAGACGTACAAGATCTACATCTTCAAGGTGCTCAAGCAGGTGCACCCCGACATCGGCATCTCCTCCAAGGCCATGTCcatcatgaactccttcatcaacgaCATCTTCGAGAAGCTCGCCGGCGAGTCGGCCAAGCTGGCGCGCTACAACAAGAAGCCCACCATCACCTCCCGGGAGATCCAGACCGCCGTGCGCCTCGTCCTCCCCGGCGAGCTCGCCAAGCACGCCGTCTCCGAGGGCACCAAGGCCgtcaccaagttcacctcctcctAG
- the LOC123057032 gene encoding uncharacterized protein, protein MVGEYDVNIQKEECSCRAWQLSGIPCRHGVACLRHERIKPEDVVNKCYSIDAFRAAYGKIIMPCSDPRVWPKTNGPQMLPPHYEKKVGRPGKKRKKNPLEEDNGTRMSRHGIIGHCSVCNQPGHNKRKCPELGRGQPTAAHEAGAEQDPAAEQYPAAEEEATEHVQTTEHVPIQVVLPETQQRTKLPVKRRPSCKKKACPQVGRSTSNMIPSSMNYDLASSTMIEILQDQAIATQQSQTAVPAPLPESQFIANCRDALPAPRSHTTATLGLKRRKKVKKTKENKAPTTQK, encoded by the exons ATGGTTGGGGAGTATGATGTGAACATACAGAAGGAGGAGTGTTCTTGTAGGGCATGGCAGCTCTCTGGAATTCCATGTAGACATGGAGTTGCATGTTTAAGACATGAAAGAATTAAACCAGAGGATGTTGTCAACAAGTGCTACAGCATAGATGCTTTCAGAGCTGCTTATGGCAAGATCATAATGCCATGTAGTGATCCTAGAGTGTGGCCTAAAACTAATGGGCCTCAAATGCTGCCACCACACTATGAGAAGAAAGTTGGTAGGCCtggaaagaagagaaagaagaacccACTAGAGGAGGACAATGGAACTAGGATGAGCAGACATGGCATTATTGGACACTGCAGTGTGTGCAATCAACCAGGACACAACAAAAGAAAGTGCCCTGAACTAGGTAGAGGACAACCAACAGCAGCACATGAGGCAGGAGCAGAACaagatccagcagcagaacaatatccagcagcagaagaggaagcaacAGAACATGTGCAAACAACAGAACATGTGCCAATTCAGGTTGTGCTTCCAGAAACACAACAAAGAACTAAACTACCAGTCAAGAGAAGGCCCAGTTGCAAG aaaaaggCATGTCCACAAGTGGGCAGAAGTACATCTAATATGATACCTTCTTCTATGAATTATGATCTTGCTTCATCTACTATGATTGAGATTTTACAGGACCAA GCTATAGCTACTCAACAATCTCAAACAGCAGTGCCGGCTCCTCTACCAGAAAGCCAGTTCATTGCAAACTGCAGAGATGCCCTGCCAGCTCCAAGAAGCCACACTACTGCTACACTAGGtttgaagagaaggaagaaagtgAAAAAAACTAAGGAGAACAAAGCCCCAACAACTCAGAAGTGA